GTGCGCAACTTGCGCGCGATCTGCGCCGAGCGATCCCGGTCATTTGTCGCCGCGCTCAAGACCTGCAACGCGGACTGTTCGCCGTCCGATCCGGCTGACAGTCATCTCCCCGTTTTGACCCTGCTGCGCTCGCCCCTGTTGCTCGACTCGGCTCTGGCCGTTGTCGGGTTGCAGGCCGCCGAGGCCGACCCGGAGCTTGCGGTCATTATGGGAGAACTCGATCCGCCGCGCGAGGCCCGCGCCCGGCTGGCTGCGCAAATCGCCGCCAAGGAATTGCTCGCCGTCGAAGCCGCGCTTGCCTGCCCGGAGCTTGCCGAGGCCCGCGCGCGGTTGGAGTCGATGCCATGAACGACAACATTCCAGTCATGCTCACCATGAGCGAAACCGCGCGAACGCTAGACGTTAATGTGTCCCGGCTGCGCCGCGCCGTGGGGCGGGGCGAAGTTGTCCCGCGTGGCCGGGCCGGGCATAGCAGCAACGCGCCCTTGTTATTCGGGGCCGATCAGTTGCCCGACATTCAGCGCGCCCTTTCGGGTGAAGCGCCGTAAAACTTTTGCAGGAGAAAGCGGATTGCGGCGGAGTTTCGTTCTCTGGTTATTTTTCATCCCGCGCCCGGAAACCGCATAAAAGCCGGGCAGCCTGCAAAATCTTTGCGCGAGAATCGCGCTAGAGACGTTTTCTCGATTGCTCCGCTGTCTCGACCTTCGGGCGTTTCTCTGACGCCTTATCTTGAATTTGTTTGATTGTGCGGGGCATCGAGGGAAAGCAAAGCGCCCCCGCCTTTGAGGGGCGAGGGCGCGTGAAAGCGTAGTGAGCTTGTGCGCTATGCCGCGCGCGGATACGTCACGACATATTCCGCCTTGTTGGTTATGCCCCATCCCCCGGACTCCCATTGCTCCGGGACGTATTGCCGGGGATTCATCCCTTCCCGCTCGATGAAGGCTTGCGCCTTCGCCTTTGTCGGGAACGTCCAAGCCGCGAGGCAATAGTCCTCCAACCCATCCGGCGCGCTTTCCAAGGTCGCGCTGAAATAGGTTGCGAGGACATGTTCGCGGCTGACTTGCAATCGCGCGGCGAGGTTGTCCGCCTTGGCGACTATTTCCGGCGACAAGGCGAGAACCGCCTCGACGCCATTCTTGCCCGCTTCGATGCGGGCGGCTTTGTTTTTGTGCATGGTATTGCTGAAGCAAAAAGTCCACCGCCCGCGAAGGTTGTAGCCTTATCGCCCCGGTTATCACGCCGGGACTATCGCAGACGGTGGACGCTTCTGACTCTGTTTCCCTTTTTCGCGGATGATTAGGCCGCGAGTTATCAGCTAGGGGCGCACCGCTACAACGGCACGCAAGCGAAACATTCACCCGATGGGAGCCAAGGGCAAGGGCGAAGATTGCCGCGATTGGCACTCATTGGCACGCGGCGGCGACCCCGATTTGCGCTCCACCGCCAGAGGGTAGGGCGCGGAAATGGCAAAACCCTGTGCCAATTAGTGCCAATAAAACCCGCTAAAAGGTGTCTTTTCGTGTCTTTCGGTGTCTCTCCATGTTTTGACATAAAAAGCCCGCAAAGCCTGTATTCATAAGCATTTGCGGGGTTTGAAAGTGGTGCGCGATACAGGGTTCGAACCTGTGACCCCTACCGTGTCAAGGTAGTGCTCTACCACTGAGCTAACCGCGCGTTGAGGGACGTCAGGGAATTTACAGCGGTCGGACGAAATTCCAAGCGGGAATGCGAGAGAGGCTCAATTGCCCGCGGTGGACGGGTTCCAGCGGTTGTGGGTCTTGCTGGTGAATGTGTCCGCGATCGGCAGAGTTTCGACATGACCGTCCACGAAAAGAAAATTCGACTTACCGGAGTGGCGCTCGTGCGCGACGGCATTTTTGGCCGCGTTGACGGATGACCATTGATGGCACATGAAGTGGTCGGCCGTCATTCCGCCGGATGCGGATGCAACCTCGGCGAGCATGATCGTGCGACTGGGATTCGGAATGGCGACCGTGCGTCGCCACGAGGCCGGCGCGCCCACGTAGTCGTCGCCGTCCGGATCGAGCTCGAAAAAGACATTGAGTCCGTAGCTGTAAACTCTCGGGTCCGAGTTCTTGTCCGCCGGACACCGGAAAAAACTGTTGAACAGGGTTTTCCAATCTTCCGTCGCCGTTGCTTCGGGTGTTCCCAAATAAGGTGCGATGGAGGCGGCCCATCCGGGCTCTCTGGATGCCCCAGCGCTGTGGTAGCTGCGCGGGAATGAGCCTCCGTGATCGGCGCAGTAGAGCTGTAGTCCAGCGCCCAGACTGCGGAGATTGGTCGCGCATTCGGCGGCTGCGGACTTGGCAACGGCCGAACCCGAGGCCGCGATGGCAACGGCCGCCAAGACGGCGATGATCGCCATAACAACCAACAGCTCGACGAGCGTGAATCCCGTATCCAGTGGCTGCTGCGGATGCAAGAGCCGGCTTTTCATGTTTCTCGCTTGCGCGACACGATGTGCGAGGCGCCTGCCAGAAGGAGGGCGAAGGCAACCAATGCGCTGGTCCCCGGCTCCGGAACGACAGTCCAGCTGTAGGTCACCGTGGCCGGGGTGAAGTTGGCGTCCGTCGTCGCCGCCAAGGCTGATGAGGTGTAGTCGGCAAACCCGGTCCCCGTCGTGAACGCCTGGTTGGCGATGAAGATCTCGAAGGATGCGGTGTAGGCTCCGGCCAGCGCATCGCCCGGCAGCGTGAAGTAGGTGTGCCACATGGATCCGCTCCACAGCACCTGCGAGTTCGTCGATGCGAAGACTTGATCCCAACGGTTCGCGCTCTGGCCGTAGTTGTAGGACTCGAGCAGCGGCGAAGAGAGCGAAAGCAATCTGATGCCGAGGGATTTTCCCGTCGGCACGTAAGCCATCATCATCGAGCCGTCGCCCATGAAGGAGAATCCGTATTGGTTGTTGAAGAGGGCCCCGTTGCCTGCGTTGGCAAGGGGAGTCCCTCCGACGCCTTCGGGAGACCCGAGATCGGGACGCCACGCCGCAGTGTCGGCGAACCAGTTTCCTGGGCTCCATTGCTGCAGCGACTGCAGCTTGGGCACGGACGCGGGGCTGAAAGACAGGTTGATGGTCCCGGCAGTCGGATTTGCCCCGGTCCCCGAAGATGCACCGATCGAGACCATCGGCATGATCATGCCGCCTTGGTCATCAGGACCCGGGATGGAAGTAATGAGTTGTGCCGGACTCGTGGCAAGCAGGAGAAGTTCGGCGACAAGAAAAGGTTTAAATTTCATGGGTAAATTGAATTTGGGTTTCATGCGCCCGCGCGAAGCGGCGGCAATTCGGAAAACGCGAACCCTTCGCGCACGTGCGCGGGGCTCGATTGAGCCGGCGTGAGGCCGGGCCTAAGCCGCGAGAGTTCGCGGAGGCGGGAGGGCGGGACGATCCGTGCGTTCCGCGAACAGGACAGTTGCCAAAGGATAAGTGTGTTCGCCGCGCGGTGCGCCCGCCGAAGAAACTTCAGGCGTGGCCGCGAGAACGCAGACAAGTTTCACAGGCGATAATGTGACGGCGGCTTTGCTTTCCTTTTCATTTTGCCGCGCCTTCGTGATTTCCTTGCAGAGAGGGCAGGGGTGTTTGCCGTCGAAGGTGCGCCCAAGCCCCGCGGCGAAGCCGTAACGCGTGCTGTAGTCGAAGGCCATGCCGGTCCACGCCACCGCTTGCAACAGACCGAGCGGTCCTAGACTCAACAGCAGCGCGGCCAGCACCAAGGTTGCACGCGCTGCACGGGAAGAGCACTTTTTACTGCCGCTGTTTGGCACCATGAAATCTTATGCCTAATGCCGCCAATTAATCGAGACAAGCAAATATAAAGAACATTTTATCTTGATTTGGCGCGGTGTGCGGTCAACCTAGCACTGTGACCCGGCTCGGATCCGCACTTTTCTTAGCAGTTGCAATTGTGTCGGTGCTTGCCGGGTGCGGGCGGGCGGACAAATCCGGCGCGATGCGCGAGTATGAAGTCCGCGGAATCGTGCGCGAACCCCTCTCCGGCGAAAGTGAGATCATGGTGGAGCACGAGGATGTGCCCGGCCTGATGCCGTCGATGACCATGCCTTTCAAGCCGCGGGATCGCGCGGAAGCCGTGGATCTCAAAGCCGGTGATGGTGTGGCTTTCACTCTGACTGTCGATGATGCGGGTAGTTCCATCTCGCAGATCCGCAAGATCGATCCTGCGTCGGTCAAACTCCCGGTGCCGCTGCCTCCTCGCGGGGGCGCCGATGCGCCCGTCAAGCGCATCAAGGAAGGCGACACATGGCCGGTCTTCACGCTCGTGGACCAAAACGAAAATGATATCAGCTCCGCGGACCTCGCCGGCAATTACACGCTCGTGAACTTCATGTTCACACGCTGTGCCGTGCCCGACTACTGCCCGTTGATGACGCGGAATTTTGCGGAAATCGAATCCGCCCTCGGTGCCGAGACCGGCGCCGGCAAGGTGCGGCTTTTGAGTGTTTCTTTCGATCCCGAGGACACGCCGGAAGTCCTGCGTCAATATGCGAAGGCCAAGGGCGCCGACTGGACGTTCGCCACCGGCGATCCCGGCGAAATCGACAAGGTCACGCGTGCTTTCGCGGTGCGCGTGGAGCAGGAAGGCGGCACCTACAACCACGGGCTTTGCACGGCGCTCATCGGGCCGGATGGAAAAATTTTGCAACTCTGGCGGGGCAATGCATGGAAGCCGCAGGAAGTCACGGAGGCCGTTCGCACCGCTCTCGGAACAACGCAGAACTGATTTCAATCAAACCAATACAACCAAACCACATGAAAACCACCAAACTCCTGTTGTCGCTGCCGCTGGCAGTCATTGTATCCGCGCTGCTTTCCTCTTGCGGTGACAGCGGTGCACCCGCCGCCGGAGGCGGCGAAGCCGTCCAAGTGACGATCCAGGCCAACGACCAGATGAAATATGACACCGATCGGATCGAGGCCAAACCGGGTCAAAGCGTCCAAGTAACCCTGCGCAATGTCGGCACGATGCCGAAGGTTTCCATGGGCCACAATTTTGTCGTTCTCGACGGCCAAGTCGCGCCCGAGCAGTTCCTCGAGGCGAGCCAGATGCAGATGGCCAGCGATTATGTCGCGCCGGAATTGAAGGAGCATGTCATCGCGCACACCAAGCTTCTCGGGCCGGGCGAGTTCGACACTATCACCTTCGCTGCGCCGAAAACCGCTGGCGACTATCCGTTTCTCTGCTCCTTCCCGGGTCACTACGCCATCGGGATGAAGGGCGTTCTGTCCGTCAAATAACGAAATGCAAAACCCTGGAGATGCACCCATGAAACCCCACATTGAAAAACTGCTGGCAACTGCGGCGCTTGCCGTGGTCGTCAGCTTGCTCGCACCCGGTTGCGGCCAGAAAAAATCCGCTTCGGCCAACAACGCGGTGAGCGATGCCGAACGCAAAGACATGGCGCTGGCTTCGTTTGTCGCCCCCGGCGAGAAGGACGAATACTACCTGTTCTATTCCGGCGGTCACTCGGGCCAGATTTACGTCGCCGGCGTCCCTTCGCTGCGTCACATCTCGACCATCCCCGTGTTCACGCCTTATCCGGGCACCGGCTACGGCTTCGACGAGGCATCGAAGAAAATGCTGGGCGATTACACGTGGGGCGACGTTCACCATCCGGCTCTCTCCCAGACGGATTCGCTCTACGACGGGCGCTGGTTGTTCTGCAACGACAACGCCAACAACCGCGTGGCTCGCATCGACCTGCGCGATTTCAAAACCAAGCAGATCCTCGGACCGATCCCGAACGCGAGCGGCACGCACGCCTCGTCGTTCGTCACGGAAAACACCGACTACCTGTTCCTTGCCACGCGGTTCTCCACGCCGCTGCCGCGCGGGCGCGTGGCCGATCCGAAAGATTACGCGAAAGAGTTCAACGGCATGATCACCGCAGTGAAGGTTGACCCGAAAGACGGAGAGATGAGCCTGGCCTACCAGATCCTAATGCCTCCGCTCGATTTCGATCTTTGCTCGACCGGCAAAGGCCCGAGCAGCGGATTCGCGTTCTTCACGTCCTACAACACCGAAATGGCCGGCGATCTGCTCGAGGTCAATGCTACGCAAAAAGACCGCGACCTCGCTGCCATCGTGAATTGGAAAGCCGCCGCCGAAGCCGCGGCCGCCAACAAGGGAACGGTCATGAACGGCGTGCAGGTCCTCGACCCCTCCAAGGTTCCGGGCATTCTTTATTACGTGCCCGTCGGCAAATCGCCGCACGGCATGGACACCGACCCGACCGGTCAGTGGATCGTCGCCGGCGGCAAACTCCAACCGAGCACGACCGTTCTCAATATCGACAAGATCAAGGCCGCCATCGCCAACAAGGATTTCGACGGCGAATTCCGCGGCGTGCCGATCCTGAATTACAACAGCGTGGTGGAAGGCGAAGTTCCAGTCGGACTCGGTCCGCTCCACACGCAATATGACGGCAAAGGCAATGCCTACACGTCGCTCTTCGTCGATTCCAACATCACGAAATGGAAACTCCCGCCGTGGACCGATGCTGAGAAAAAAGATCTCACCTCGGTCGTGCTGGACAAAATGCCCGTCAACTTCAGCGTCGGCCACCTCGTGGTTGCCGGAAGCGACACGAAGAAGCCCTACGGCAAATGGCTGGTTGCCATGAACAAATTGTCCAAAGGGCGCCACGTCAGCGTCGGACCCTCGCAACCCGAGTCGAGCCAGCTGATCGACATCAGCGGAGACAAAATGAAAATGGTGGCCGAGGCTTACACCGAGCCCGAACCGCACTTCGCGCAGATCGTCGCGGTGAAAGACCTCAAGCCCATCGAGGTTTACCCAAAAACGGAGAACAAGGATCCCAACGCCGTGTGGGACGCGAAAGAAACCGGCGTGACGCGCGAGGGCAACAAAGTCACCGCCAAAGTTATCGCTGTGCGCAGCCGCTTCATTCCCGACCGCATCGATGCAAACGTCGGTGATGAGCTGATCGTCCACGTCACCAACATCGAACAGGCCGGGGACATGATCCACGGGTTCGGTGTCAACGACCACAACCTCAACGTGGTCATCGATCCGGGCGAAACCAAGACGTTCAAGGTCAAACTGACCAAGACCGGCGTGTTTCCCTTCTATTGCACGAACTTCTGCTCCGCGCTGCACCAAGAGATGCAGGGCTACCTCGTCGTGCATCCCGAGGGCGAGCCGGTTGCCAAAGCGGATTGAGCGGGACACGAAGGCAATCAAGATGTCCGTGAATCAAGAAAAAGCCGGTGCGCTAGGCGGCCGGCCCGCGCCGGCCTCGTCGCTCGGTGCGAAGATCGACGCGCTGCTGCGCAGCGAACGCAACTTCCTGTGGCGTCCGCTCAATCTCACCTCGCGGCTGTTGCTCGTCGCAGCCGCGGCGGCAATCATCGCGTCGTTCTTCTTCCCGCTGTGGAGGATGCACCTCTTCGCCCCGCAATACGAGGAGGGCCTGTCGCTGTATATCTACAGCCACAAAATCCAAGGCGGCGGCATCGACGGTGCCGATCTCAACGAGATCAACACGCTCAACCACTACATCGGGATGAAACCCCTGCGGCAGGCCGATTTTTTTGAGATGCAGTGGATGCCTTTCGTCTTCGGTCTCATCATCCTGCTCCTGCTGCGCGCCGCGGTCTTCGGTCAAATGGCCAACGTGGTCGATGTTTTCACGCTGTTCAGCTATTTCGGCGTGTTTTCCATCGGGGCGTTCTATTACCGGCTCTACATTTACGGGCACCAGCTCGATCCGGAGGCGCCGATGAAGATCAAACCGTTCACGCCCCTGCTCATTGGCACGAAGCAAATCGCGAACTTCACCGAACACAGCTACCCGCAGTTCGCGGCTTATCTGCTCATCGCGGCGGTGTCGCTGGTCTTTCTGGCCGGTTGGTTCTCGCGCAATGAGACGGTGTGAAGCGTTTGAGCGCCAGACTTTTGGCTCGGGCAGGGAGCACGGGCGCCCCGCCCGTTTCCGCGATCTTGCAGAGTCCAAAATCTTCCGGCGATCGGCATCAAAGAACGGTAGGGTCTGCTGGCCCGGCCGACTGCAAGCTCGGGACCGAAGGGCTGCAGCCCGCCAGCCGGCCCTGTCGCGGGGGAATCTTCAAATCCCAATCCATTTTGCTGCCGCTATTCGCCGCAGTCTTTAACGCGCAAACTATCCTCGCAGCCGGCACGAGCGTCTCGCCGCTGCAACAACTTGTCGATGACGCCGGCCCCGGTGCGACGGTGCGTGTTCCCGTCGGAGTTTACGAGGGCAATCTTGTCATCGAAAAGCCGCTGCACCTGATCGGCGATGAAGGTGCGGAAATCCGCGGCACGGGCCGCGGCAAGACGGTCGCGATCACCGCGCCGGACGTGACGCTGGAGGGATTTCGCATACGCGGCTCCGGACGCGACCTGATGGACGACGATGCCACGGTGTTCGTCGCGGCCGATCGTGCGACCATCATCAACAACAGCATCGACGACTGCCTGCACGGCATTTATCTCAAAAAAGTCAAAGATTGCCGTATCACCGGGAATGTCATCACGGGAACTGCCATTGTTGCGGACACCTCGGATCCCGGTGACGATCCGGAGAATTGCGATGCCAGCACACCGGTCGGAGGCCCCGGCAACGGCATCCACCAGTGGAATTGCGAGCGGACGGAAATCGCCGGCAACACCATCACCCGCACGCGCGACGGGATTTATTTTTCATTCACCAACCACTGCCGAATCGAGGGCAACAAGGTCAGCCGCGTGCGCTACGGTCTGCACTACATGTATTCGGACGACAACACGTTCGAGGGCAACCGCTTTTTCGCCAACGCGGGCGGGGCGGCCGTCATGTTTTCCGAGCGCGTGACCATCCATGACAACGACTTCGTGGACAACCGCGGATCGCGCGCCACGGGGCTCATTCTCCTCTCGGTGGACGATTCCGTCATCGAGGGCAACCGCATCGGGAAGAACGCGCTGGGACTTTCGCTCAACCAGTGCAACCGCAACCGATTCATCGCCAATGCGGTCGATGGCAACCACGTTGGGATGCGCTTCGGCGGCAACTCCGACGACAATGCATTTTCCGCGAATTCTTTTCGCCGCAATTTATATCCGGCGGAGATGACCGGCGAGAGCGGCACGAACCGCTGGGAGGTGGCCGGCGTGGGCAACCGCTGGGACAATGTCGCGCCGGTGGACTTCAACGCCGACGGCATCGGCGATCTGCCGCACCGCGAGTTGGATGTGCTCGGATCTTTGCGCCGTGATTTTGCGCCGGTGAGCCTGCTCGCGGGCAGTCCCGCGCTTTGGCTCGTGCGCTTTGCGCACCAGCGCGCCGCGTTGCCCGGGCTCAACACGATCCAAGACAACTCGCCGCTGCTCGATGTTGCTCCCGCCGGAAGATTTTTCCGCCCGAAGCCGTGATCCGCGCGTCCAATCTGGTCAAATCTTTCGGACCGCAGCGCGTCCTCGACGGCGAATCGTTCGAGGCCCGGGACGGACAAATCACTCTGCTCATCGGCCCCAACGGCGCCGGCAAAACGACCACGATGCGCCTCGTGGCAGGGTTGGCGTGCCCGGATTCGGGGAACGTCGAGATCGACGGCTGTTCAGCGCAGTCCGATGGACGCCGCTATCGCGCGTTGTTGGCATTTTTGCCCCAAAGCCCGGCATTCCATCCGCGCTTCACCTGCCGCCAGATCCTCGGATTTTACGCTGATCTGCGTGGCGTCCCGTCGGAACGCGTCAACGAAGCGATCGTCCAAGCGGGACTTGAAGACGTGGCCGACAAGCCTTCCGGTCATCTGTCCGGTGGCCTGCGCCAACGCTTGGGTCTGGCGCTTTTGCTGCTGCCCGAAGCGCCCGTGCTCTTGCTCGATGAGCCCGGATTGAGCCTCGATCCGGAGTGGCGCGAACGATTGCAGAAAATTTTGCACGAACAAGCCCGTCTTGGGCGCACGGTTCTCGTCACCACGCATTTGCTCCACGAGTGGAACGGTCAGGCCGACGTGTGTCTGCTTTGCCAAGACGGAAAAATCCAATGCGGAGTCGATCCGCATGCGCTTGCATTCGCAGCGGCCGGGAAAGGCCCGGGCACGATTCTATCCGGAACGAATGAAAAATCTTCCCGCCGTTCCGCGTTGTCTGCCAAGGCTTCCGCCGGCAGGCCCTTCCGCGCGGTGCTCGCGCGCGAGATCCGAGCGGCGTTCATGAACCGCTATTTGCAGACATTCACCGTTCTCGCGCTGGCCGGTGGGTTGGTCAGTGTATGGATGAGCGAAAACCTCGAGGCTGTCG
This region of Chthoniobacterales bacterium genomic DNA includes:
- a CDS encoding prepilin-type N-terminal cleavage/methylation domain-containing protein; the encoded protein is MEPRKLVRRHCGVASRSRVSRRRRRDSPCQRRQRGPLQQPIRILLHGRRLDDDGLRADGKIPRHQIAFALFAAARVLQLRPEREPLGSSLRIDELAGAVERIHVAHLLHAAGRCAGRSLHRILRDLHRQPGVHDGDRVCRLHLISLGGDDGRQLHPGHGDLQLDCRSGAGDQRIGCLRPPSGRRLAHRVAQARNMKSRLLHPQQPLDTGFTLVELLVVMAIIAVLAAVAIAASGSAVAKSAAAECATNLRSLGAGLQLYCADHGGSFPRSYHSAGASREPGWAASIAPYLGTPEATATEDWKTLFNSFFRCPADKNSDPRVYSYGLNVFFELDPDGDDYVGAPASWRRTVAIPNPSRTIMLAEVASASGGMTADHFMCHQWSSVNAAKNAVAHERHSGKSNFLFVDGHVETLPIADTFTSKTHNRWNPSTAGN
- a CDS encoding ATP-binding cassette domain-containing protein codes for the protein MARALCAPARRVARAQHDPRQLAAARCCSRRKIFPPEAVIRASNLVKSFGPQRVLDGESFEARDGQITLLIGPNGAGKTTTMRLVAGLACPDSGNVEIDGCSAQSDGRRYRALLAFLPQSPAFHPRFTCRQILGFYADLRGVPSERVNEAIVQAGLEDVADKPSGHLSGGLRQRLGLALLLLPEAPVLLLDEPGLSLDPEWRERLQKILHEQARLGRTVLVTTHLLHEWNGQADVCLLCQDGKIQCGVDPHALAFAAAGKGPGTILSGTNEKSSRRSALSAKASAGRPFRAVLAREIRAAFMNRYLQTFTVLALAGGLVSVWMSENLEAVAHLTLQTCLYGIPLFALLLGVSSARMESEEWPVLFSQPVRRSTIFFGKFLASWGVFVLLLAVVFVPGLFVGVTAGSAAAQWIESTALGAVFVALGLCVGVSAGDRVRALVAGLVAWLVLFVIFDLAVAGLAGWPFMQQLPGFWVALLVVNPLDAYRIQALFGLEQIPAETAAKSPLAAWWLDHAHACFFAIAALWTVVLLALTVRRINRMEA
- a CDS encoding redoxin domain-containing protein, encoding MSVLAGCGRADKSGAMREYEVRGIVREPLSGESEIMVEHEDVPGLMPSMTMPFKPRDRAEAVDLKAGDGVAFTLTVDDAGSSISQIRKIDPASVKLPVPLPPRGGADAPVKRIKEGDTWPVFTLVDQNENDISSADLAGNYTLVNFMFTRCAVPDYCPLMTRNFAEIESALGAETGAGKVRLLSVSFDPEDTPEVLRQYAKAKGADWTFATGDPGEIDKVTRAFAVRVEQEGGTYNHGLCTALIGPDGKILQLWRGNAWKPQEVTEAVRTALGTTQN
- a CDS encoding azurin; amino-acid sequence: MKTTKLLLSLPLAVIVSALLSSCGDSGAPAAGGGEAVQVTIQANDQMKYDTDRIEAKPGQSVQVTLRNVGTMPKVSMGHNFVVLDGQVAPEQFLEASQMQMASDYVAPELKEHVIAHTKLLGPGEFDTITFAAPKTAGDYPFLCSFPGHYAIGMKGVLSVK
- a CDS encoding carbohydrate-binding protein, which encodes MLPLFAAVFNAQTILAAGTSVSPLQQLVDDAGPGATVRVPVGVYEGNLVIEKPLHLIGDEGAEIRGTGRGKTVAITAPDVTLEGFRIRGSGRDLMDDDATVFVAADRATIINNSIDDCLHGIYLKKVKDCRITGNVITGTAIVADTSDPGDDPENCDASTPVGGPGNGIHQWNCERTEIAGNTITRTRDGIYFSFTNHCRIEGNKVSRVRYGLHYMYSDDNTFEGNRFFANAGGAAVMFSERVTIHDNDFVDNRGSRATGLILLSVDDSVIEGNRIGKNALGLSLNQCNRNRFIANAVDGNHVGMRFGGNSDDNAFSANSFRRNLYPAEMTGESGTNRWEVAGVGNRWDNVAPVDFNADGIGDLPHRELDVLGSLRRDFAPVSLLAGSPALWLVRFAHQRAALPGLNTIQDNSPLLDVAPAGRFFRPKP
- the nosZ gene encoding Sec-dependent nitrous-oxide reductase — protein: MKPHIEKLLATAALAVVVSLLAPGCGQKKSASANNAVSDAERKDMALASFVAPGEKDEYYLFYSGGHSGQIYVAGVPSLRHISTIPVFTPYPGTGYGFDEASKKMLGDYTWGDVHHPALSQTDSLYDGRWLFCNDNANNRVARIDLRDFKTKQILGPIPNASGTHASSFVTENTDYLFLATRFSTPLPRGRVADPKDYAKEFNGMITAVKVDPKDGEMSLAYQILMPPLDFDLCSTGKGPSSGFAFFTSYNTEMAGDLLEVNATQKDRDLAAIVNWKAAAEAAAANKGTVMNGVQVLDPSKVPGILYYVPVGKSPHGMDTDPTGQWIVAGGKLQPSTTVLNIDKIKAAIANKDFDGEFRGVPILNYNSVVEGEVPVGLGPLHTQYDGKGNAYTSLFVDSNITKWKLPPWTDAEKKDLTSVVLDKMPVNFSVGHLVVAGSDTKKPYGKWLVAMNKLSKGRHVSVGPSQPESSQLIDISGDKMKMVAEAYTEPEPHFAQIVAVKDLKPIEVYPKTENKDPNAVWDAKETGVTREGNKVTAKVIAVRSRFIPDRIDANVGDELIVHVTNIEQAGDMIHGFGVNDHNLNVVIDPGETKTFKVKLTKTGVFPFYCTNFCSALHQEMQGYLVVHPEGEPVAKAD